From the genome of Sphingobacterium sp. UGAL515B_05:
CAATTTCAAGTTGGAAATCTGATTTTCCAAGTTATCCATACCCCCGGACATACGCCCGAGAGTATCAGTTTTATATTGATTGATACGCCTGCAACCATGGAGCCAGTCATGATATTTACAGGTGATTTTGTATTTGTTGGAGATATCGGACGCCCAGATCTGTTAGAAAATGCAGCCGGAATGATCGGAACCAAGGAAATTGGAGCCCACCAAATGTACCGATCGTTGCAACATTTCTTGGCTCTACCTGATCATATTCAAGTATGGCCCGCACATGGGGCCGGATCCGCGTGTGGAAAGGCGCTAGGCGCCGTTCCGAGTTCAACAGTTGGTTATGAAAAAATACGAAACTGGGCGCTTCAATACCAAAACAACGAAACAGCCTTTGTGGAAGAGCTATTATCAGGACAGCCCGAACCGCCACGCTATTTTGCCATGATGAAAAAACTCAACAAAATAGCACGGCCTTTGCAAACAGCAGTTCCTCAGTACAACAAGTTAACGAACGAAACTTTTCTGGATTTATACCACAAAGGAACAACTATCATTGATACACGCCATAAGTTTGAGTTTGCCAAAGGATATCTCCCCAATAGCATCAATATTCAGAACAACAAAACGTTTAATACCTGGGCTGGTTGGATACTTAATTACATGGATCCTTTTATACTCATTGTAGAGGAAAGCCAATTGGACGACATTGCCCGCAAGCTTATGCGCATTGGATTGGATCATGTTGCTGGATATGTTACGCCTGATACGATTCCTCATTTGGGGATTCCATTGGAACATCAGCAACTCATCGGTTTCGAGGAGATGAATAGTGTATTGGGCAAATCCGATATCCAAATACTTGATGTGCGCAATGCCAGTGAGTTTGAAGAGGGGCATTTACCGCATGCGACTCATATCTTTGTCGGTACAATTGCAGACAATCTTAACCAAATTGACCGAAGCAAACAGCTGTACCTGCACTGTCAGTCCGGAGACCGCGCAACCATAGCAGCATCCATATTGGCGAAAAACGGTATTAAGGACGTCAAAATTTATAGTCCTTCCATCAATGAATGGAAATTAAAGGGCGGAACTTTGGTACAATAACCTATATAAAAAGATCCCAGGATAAATATTCCTGGGATCTTTTTTTAAAGCACCAAACGATACGGTCGAATTTGAGCTGCCAATGCATACAATAAGGAGCAACTTAACTCGGCAGTATGTTTAGTTTATAGACTATTTCTATTGATCCGCAAGAATTCGATAACCTCGTCCTTCTTCTCTTCCAACTTGCCTTTCTTTTCCGTAAATTGGTGATTATAGATGGTCAGGTACTGATGGTCGTCCGTTTCAGATTCATATACTTCGGCAGTGGCAAAAGAGAAATGCTCTTCTTCATCCGAAAGATGGTCATACACATAGGCAAAATCATGATTACCCAAGGAGCTTACTACAGCATCTTTATCCGCCACGAATTTTAACCTTCCGGGTAATGTCCGTTTATTCATCCATGTTTCGTCTTTTTCAGAAAAAGGGTAAATAGTAATACCCCGGAATGCCATAATAATTGGGGTAATCAGAATAATACCCATTTCAATGGCCCACACGGCCCACAACATACCGCCCGAAACCGGACTCTTTTTCAAGGTGAAAGTGCCGACTTCATTTAAACCCTGCATCGCTTCCCAAATAAATGAAGGGTGTAAGAAAAATGCTTTGAACCCCTCCAGATTAAAAGACGATTTTACCCAGGTATCTCCACCCATTGTCCCCTCCGCATTGTACATCAGCGACACAAAAAGAGCCCACTGGGCATAAAAACCTAAAATTGCAATCAGCAAAGTAATCAATATTGCAATGCCCTTATTTCTTAATTTCCATCGTTTGAAACAAAAATTAAGAACATAGAATATTCCAGCACCAAATCCCAATGTAATAAATACATTAAAATAAATAATAGGAATAAACCACTGCAAAGCGATGTAAACAATTGCCAGGACAACGGCACCCACTGTACCTAGCACAAGAGAGCCAATTAATGCCAAAGCAGGAGCCTTTCCCGAGGGCTTATAATATAGATTTTCCATAAAAACAGTAAAATTGATTTTTAACTTAACAGATAAATCCCCTAACCAAAACCAAGCCAATTCTCCAAAGACCAGTCAATTTTCGTCAAGATTTGATGACATTAACTTCGTTACATTCGTTTAAGTGCCATTTATTGAGACAATTTTGTAAGTTTGGGGCATGAAAATCAAAATAATATCCTTTTTTACACTTGCATGTGTATTAAATATTTGGGGGGCAGTAGCGAAGGCCCAAAGAAAAGGATTCTGGCAACAGAAAGTTGACTACAACATGGATGTCAACGTGGATGAAAAAGCATATCAGTACGATGGAAAAATGACCTTGAAGTACAGCAATAATTCAGGGCAGTCACTAAAAAAGGTATATTTCCATTTATATTTTAATGCGTTTCAACCAGGATCGATGATGGATTACCGCTTAAAAAACATCAGTGATCCCGACAAGCGAATGGTCACTAACTTGGGTACAAAAGAAAAACCGGTATATCAAAGCCGTATCGGAGAGCTGAAAGCCAACCAAACTGGTTATCAAAAAATCAAAAGCTTAACAGTCAATGGTGCCAACACAACATTTAAAATTGATGGAACTATTTTGGAGGTAACTTTACCAGTTGCAATCCAAGATGGGGAAACAGCACGTTTTGATATGGAATGGACCGCACAAGTTCCGGAACAAATCAGAAGAACTGGCCGAAATTCGGCCGAAGGTGTAGCACTATCTATGGCACAATGGTATCCGAAGATGGCTCAATTCGATGAATTCGGCTGGCATTTGGATGAATATACGGGCCGTGAGTTTATTGCCCCTTTTGGCAACTTTGACGTTACCATACACCTCAATAAAAATTATGTCGTTGGTGCCTCAGGTGTTCTTCAAAATCCATCAGATGTTAAAGGCTATCAACCAAAAGCAAAAGTAAAAGCCGTCGACAATAAAGCAACCTGGCACTATAAGGCCCAAAATATCCACGATTTTGTGTGGGCTGCAGACCCCAAATTTGTCGTGGATTCCGCCTCAAGTAAAAATGGCATAAGAGTGTATACCGTGTTCTTGCCAACGGACAAAGAAGTGATCTCGAATTGGAAAACAGCAATAGGACTTTCTACCGAATTCTTTGACTTCTGTAGTGCGAAGTTTGGTAAATATCCATGGCCAACTTATACCATCATTCAAGGTGGAGATGGCGGAATGGAATATGGTACAGCTACGCTTATCACAGGTGGCCGCAATCTAAAAAGCCTTGTCGGTGTAATATTCCATGAATCGGCACACTCTTGGTACCAACAATTGTTTGGGATCAACGAAACCGTAGATGAATGGTTTGATGAGGGCTTCACATCCTATGTCGAAGAGCTGGCTATGCAGCATATCTTTGAAAAAAGAGGTGCCATAGCATCTAACCCACAAATTGCAGCCTACCGTGGATATTACAAATTGGCCCTTTCAGGTAAAGAGGAACCAATGAGTTTACTGGCAGATTATTATAACACCAACTATGGCTACAGCAACGAAGCATACAACAAAGGTGCCGTGCTTGCAGAACAATTGGGTTATATTATTGGTCAGGAAAATTTAGAAAAAACCTTCTTGAAATTCTATGATATCTGGAAGTTTAAACATCCGACACCAAATGATTTCAAACGCGTGGCTGAAGATGTTTCCGGTATCAACTTGAAATGGTATTTCAACCTATTTATCAATACGACACGTCAAATCGATTACGCCATTGAAAAAGTAACAGATACAGAAATCCTATTGGCCAATAAGTCCAATTTTGCCATGCCACTGGATATTCTGGTAGAATACACCGACGGAAGCAAAGAATTATTTTATATCCCTTTGCGTGAAATGCGTGGAGAAAAACCGGAAGAGCATTTTGACATTTACAAAGGTGTCAAAAGAACCGTGCTTGAGGATTGGTTCTGGACCAAACCCGACTATACTATCCATGTGTCGAAAACACCAAAAACGGTAACAATTGATCCTTCATTGCGATTAGCGGATGTAGAATCGGCAAACAACAGTTTTAGTAAGTAACTACATATATTTCCCATTATCCGAACAGATGGGAAAATCAAGGCAGCTTCCAAACCAAATATATACGACGCGGTTTGGAAGCTGTTTTTTTAATTCCATGGATTATATACCCTTAAGCGGAATAACCATATTCCATGTACGTTCAAATTGATAGGGCTCTGAACCATCTCCCGTAGCAGCAAACAAATGAGTAGGCTTCCCATTTTCAAATAGTAAAAACGGTCGTTCAAAATTGGCCTGATGACTCGTCGTGCCATCATCCCATTGAATTGTTTTAGAATAAGCTTTTACAGACTTCGAAAGATGCCAATCTATGCCATCTTTGGAATAAGCATGTATTCCGCCACCCTCTTCACCGCAGATCTTTCCGTAACGGTCCTTCATAATAAGTTCAAACTGCTGACCGTTATACCAGACAAATGGATCTTCTACATCATTTTCATGGTTTTGGTCCGTATGAAATGAAAAAATAGGCTTGTCCGATAAACGGCGATAAGGTCCGAGGAAAGAATCCGCTTGTGCGGCTCCCAATAAAAGAGGTGGATTATAATTTACCGGAGAAGATTTATAAACTAAATAAACCTTTCCGTTCGGTAAGACAACTGGCGAAGGATTTGATGTAATGGAGGCATCCCATTCCCCTTTTCGGGGATTCAAAATCGGTTGATCAACTCTTTTCCATGGCCCTGCAATTGACTTGGAATAGGCCATCCCAATACGTTTATGCATCCAGGCTTTCTGGCCTAAGCCCGACTCCCATACGTTTTCTGTAAAAGAGGGATTTGGTTCGTCATAGTTATTACCAAAGTAATAAAGCACATAATAGTCACCATTTTTTACAATTCGAGGATTGTGTGTCGTACAGCCATCAAAATATTGCTTCCCCCGAGCAGGCAGTACAACTTCAACAAATTCGTATGGCCCTTCAGCGGTATCTGAAATAGCCCTGACGACTTCGGAATTTGTCACCCAATTACCAAAGCCATATTGTTTGCTCCAACGCGAAGCAAACATATGATATCGTCCATCTTCTCCTTTTATGACCGATGGATCCCAAATCCAATAATCTTTCATCGCAAATCCTCCTCCTTTTGGCGCCGGTAATAACTTATCTATAAAGGAGTCTTCAAGACTGTCCCTCAAAGCATATCCATGGTTTGAAAATATGAAGAAGCCAGAAACACAGGCTACATTTTTCAGAAAGTCTCGACGAGAGGTTTTCATACGTTTTACATTTATTAGAAGAAAATAATTCGTTTTTTAATCTATTTGCTAGGCTCCCATGAAATAATTTACACGCGACTCGTACCGATAGCTTTTTTATTTTTTAGAAGGAAACTTTTGAATTTACTCCTC
Proteins encoded in this window:
- a CDS encoding MBL fold metallo-hydrolase, which encodes MFFQHIFESSLAHSSYIIGCQAKGVALVIDPKRDVDSYLEIAQKNNLTITHIAETHIHADYLSGTLELAALTGAQPYLSDEGGKDWQYEFPHIGLKHGDQFQVGNLIFQVIHTPGHTPESISFILIDTPATMEPVMIFTGDFVFVGDIGRPDLLENAAGMIGTKEIGAHQMYRSLQHFLALPDHIQVWPAHGAGSACGKALGAVPSSTVGYEKIRNWALQYQNNETAFVEELLSGQPEPPRYFAMMKKLNKIARPLQTAVPQYNKLTNETFLDLYHKGTTIIDTRHKFEFAKGYLPNSINIQNNKTFNTWAGWILNYMDPFILIVEESQLDDIARKLMRIGLDHVAGYVTPDTIPHLGIPLEHQQLIGFEEMNSVLGKSDIQILDVRNASEFEEGHLPHATHIFVGTIADNLNQIDRSKQLYLHCQSGDRATIAASILAKNGIKDVKIYSPSINEWKLKGGTLVQ
- a CDS encoding M1 family metallopeptidase: MKIKIISFFTLACVLNIWGAVAKAQRKGFWQQKVDYNMDVNVDEKAYQYDGKMTLKYSNNSGQSLKKVYFHLYFNAFQPGSMMDYRLKNISDPDKRMVTNLGTKEKPVYQSRIGELKANQTGYQKIKSLTVNGANTTFKIDGTILEVTLPVAIQDGETARFDMEWTAQVPEQIRRTGRNSAEGVALSMAQWYPKMAQFDEFGWHLDEYTGREFIAPFGNFDVTIHLNKNYVVGASGVLQNPSDVKGYQPKAKVKAVDNKATWHYKAQNIHDFVWAADPKFVVDSASSKNGIRVYTVFLPTDKEVISNWKTAIGLSTEFFDFCSAKFGKYPWPTYTIIQGGDGGMEYGTATLITGGRNLKSLVGVIFHESAHSWYQQLFGINETVDEWFDEGFTSYVEELAMQHIFEKRGAIASNPQIAAYRGYYKLALSGKEEPMSLLADYYNTNYGYSNEAYNKGAVLAEQLGYIIGQENLEKTFLKFYDIWKFKHPTPNDFKRVAEDVSGINLKWYFNLFINTTRQIDYAIEKVTDTEILLANKSNFAMPLDILVEYTDGSKELFYIPLREMRGEKPEEHFDIYKGVKRTVLEDWFWTKPDYTIHVSKTPKTVTIDPSLRLADVESANNSFSK
- a CDS encoding glycoside hydrolase family protein, translated to MKTSRRDFLKNVACVSGFFIFSNHGYALRDSLEDSFIDKLLPAPKGGGFAMKDYWIWDPSVIKGEDGRYHMFASRWSKQYGFGNWVTNSEVVRAISDTAEGPYEFVEVVLPARGKQYFDGCTTHNPRIVKNGDYYVLYYFGNNYDEPNPSFTENVWESGLGQKAWMHKRIGMAYSKSIAGPWKRVDQPILNPRKGEWDASITSNPSPVVLPNGKVYLVYKSSPVNYNPPLLLGAAQADSFLGPYRRLSDKPIFSFHTDQNHENDVEDPFVWYNGQQFELIMKDRYGKICGEEGGGIHAYSKDGIDWHLSKSVKAYSKTIQWDDGTTSHQANFERPFLLFENGKPTHLFAATGDGSEPYQFERTWNMVIPLKGI